Proteins found in one Serratia plymuthica genomic segment:
- the pqqD gene encoding pyrroloquinoline quinone biosynthesis peptide chaperone PqqD, whose product MTLNREQTPLFRRGYRLQWEAVQNSHVILYPEGMAKLNESAALILQLVDGKSTLNDIIGQLNARFPEAPGLADDVVEFFQRAYAQKWVIFRD is encoded by the coding sequence ATGACGCTGAACCGAGAACAAACCCCGCTATTCCGGCGCGGTTATCGCCTGCAGTGGGAAGCCGTGCAAAACAGCCATGTCATTCTCTATCCGGAGGGCATGGCGAAACTGAATGAAAGCGCCGCACTCATTTTGCAACTGGTCGATGGCAAATCGACGCTGAATGACATCATCGGCCAACTGAATGCCCGTTTCCCAGAGGCGCCGGGGTTGGCGGACGACGTAGTCGAGTTTTTCCAACGCGCCTATGCGCAAAAATGGGTGATTTTCCGTGACTGA
- the pqqC gene encoding pyrroloquinoline-quinone synthase PqqC — translation MTQQQPLSAPEFEAALRAKGAYYHIHHPYHIAMHKGEATREQIQGWVANRFYYQTSIPIKDAAIMANCPHPQTRRKWVQRILDHDGYDGSEGGIEAWLRLGEAVGLERDVLLSEELVLPGVRFAVDAYVNFARRACWQEAACSSLTELFAPQIHQSRLDSWPQHYPWIDAEGYDYFRSRLGQANRDVEHGLALALDYCDTVEKQQRMLEILQFKLDILWSMLDAMSMAYTLNRRPYHCVTDARVWHNRRLV, via the coding sequence ATGACACAACAACAGCCACTTTCGGCGCCGGAGTTCGAAGCGGCGCTGCGCGCCAAAGGCGCCTATTATCATATCCATCACCCGTATCACATCGCGATGCACAAGGGTGAAGCGACGCGGGAACAGATCCAGGGTTGGGTGGCTAACCGCTTTTATTATCAGACCAGCATCCCGATCAAGGATGCGGCGATCATGGCTAACTGTCCGCACCCGCAAACGCGGCGCAAATGGGTGCAGCGCATTCTCGATCACGATGGATACGACGGTAGCGAAGGCGGAATTGAAGCCTGGCTGCGCCTCGGCGAGGCGGTGGGCCTTGAGCGCGACGTCCTGCTGTCCGAGGAATTGGTATTGCCGGGCGTGCGCTTCGCGGTGGATGCTTACGTCAACTTCGCTCGCCGCGCATGCTGGCAAGAAGCGGCATGCAGTTCGCTGACCGAACTGTTTGCGCCGCAAATCCACCAGTCGCGTCTTGATAGCTGGCCGCAGCATTATCCGTGGATTGATGCCGAAGGTTACGATTACTTCCGCAGCCGTCTGGGGCAAGCCAACCGCGACGTTGAACACGGGTTGGCGCTGGCGCTGGATTATTGCGATACCGTAGAGAAACAACAGCGCATGCTTGAGATCCTGCAATTCAAACTGGATATCCTCTGGAGCATGTTGGATGCCATGAGCATGGCTTATACCCTTAACAGGCGCCCTTACCACTGCGTGACCGATGCGCGGGTATGGCATAACCGGAGATTGGTGTAA
- the pqqB gene encoding pyrroloquinoline quinone biosynthesis protein PqqB: MQIKVLGSAAGGGFPQWNCNCKNCQGVRNKTLNASPRTQSSIAITDDGKNWVLCNASPDICQQLLASPELSNPDVLRGTGIGAIILTDSQIDHSAGLLSLREGCPHHVWCTREVHDDLNTGFPVFTMLSHWNGGLIHHPVVPLESFQTAVCPTIRFTAIPLLSNAPPYSRYRNRPLPGHNVALFIEDKLRGTSLLYAPGLGEPDDALLPWLQRADCLLIDGTLWRDNELANLGVGHNTGKDMGHLALAEEQGLAALLGNLPAKRKILIHINNTNPILDEDSAERQSLTDAGIEVSWDGMNIEL, translated from the coding sequence ATGCAGATTAAAGTTCTCGGCTCTGCAGCGGGCGGCGGTTTTCCACAATGGAACTGCAACTGCAAAAACTGTCAAGGCGTGCGCAACAAAACGCTCAACGCCTCGCCCCGAACGCAGTCCTCGATCGCCATAACCGACGACGGTAAAAACTGGGTGCTGTGCAACGCCTCTCCCGATATTTGCCAGCAACTGCTTGCTTCGCCCGAATTGAGCAACCCCGACGTGCTTCGCGGCACCGGTATCGGCGCCATTATCCTGACCGACAGCCAAATCGATCACAGCGCCGGCTTACTCAGTTTGCGTGAAGGTTGCCCACACCACGTTTGGTGTACCCGTGAAGTTCACGACGATCTCAACACCGGTTTCCCGGTATTTACCATGCTGTCGCATTGGAATGGCGGCTTGATTCATCACCCTGTCGTTCCGCTGGAATCGTTCCAGACGGCGGTTTGCCCGACGATCCGCTTCACCGCGATACCGCTCCTGAGCAATGCGCCGCCGTATTCCCGCTACCGCAATCGCCCGCTGCCAGGCCACAACGTCGCCCTGTTTATTGAAGATAAGCTGCGCGGCACCAGCCTGCTCTACGCGCCCGGCCTCGGCGAGCCGGACGACGCGCTGCTCCCGTGGCTACAGCGCGCAGATTGCCTGCTGATCGACGGTACGTTGTGGCGCGACAATGAGTTGGCTAACCTCGGCGTCGGCCACAATACCGGCAAAGACATGGGCCATCTGGCGCTGGCGGAAGAACAGGGTCTGGCGGCCTTGCTCGGCAACCTGCCGGCCAAACGCAAGATCCTGATCCATATTAACAATACCAATCCCATTCTTGACGAAGACTCCGCCGAGCGCCAAAGCCTGACCGACGCCGGCATTGAAGTGAGTTGGGACGGGATGAACATCGAATTGTAG
- the pqqA gene encoding pyrroloquinoline quinone precursor peptide PqqA, with the protein MTTWTKPEFVDLRLGLEVTLYISNR; encoded by the coding sequence ATGACGACTTGGACCAAACCAGAATTTGTTGATCTGCGTCTGGGGCTGGAAGTAACACTGTACATTTCCAACCGTTAA
- a CDS encoding dipeptidase, with translation MTILSPLPIFDGHNDLLLKLWLEHPDDPVTAFYSRVENGHLDFARMKRGGFFGGLFAVFIPPASYIAQIRNQTEEQVLAGYDPLAITEAQIAIMYRLEQASEGRLRICRTVSEIEYCRRHRLIAAVLHIEGAGALDAELTRLDRFYDLGVRSIGPFWNLPNAFGEGVTGPFPGSPDSGAGLTQAGKALIRACNRRRIMVDVSHMNEKAFWDTAALSNRPLVATHSNAHALCPQPRNLTDAQLETIAQSNGFVGVNFGTAFLRADGKRDSATTPLTEIVKHIEFLIAKLGEDRVGFGSDFDGVNIPQRLGDVSGLPHLMQALSQAGFDDRLLEKLAWRNWLSTLSASWGE, from the coding sequence ATGACAATCTTATCCCCCTTGCCTATTTTTGACGGCCACAACGATTTGCTGCTCAAGCTTTGGCTGGAGCACCCTGACGATCCCGTTACCGCTTTTTACTCCAGGGTGGAAAACGGTCATCTGGACTTTGCACGCATGAAACGCGGCGGATTTTTCGGCGGGTTATTTGCAGTCTTCATCCCCCCGGCGAGTTATATCGCGCAGATACGTAACCAGACCGAAGAGCAGGTTCTCGCCGGCTACGATCCGTTGGCGATCACCGAAGCACAGATCGCCATAATGTATCGGTTGGAACAGGCGTCTGAAGGCCGATTACGAATATGCCGCACGGTCAGTGAGATAGAATATTGCCGGCGCCATCGGCTCATTGCCGCGGTGCTGCACATCGAAGGGGCCGGCGCCCTGGATGCAGAACTGACGCGCCTCGATCGGTTTTACGATTTAGGTGTGCGCAGCATAGGGCCCTTCTGGAATCTGCCCAATGCGTTCGGCGAAGGCGTCACCGGGCCATTTCCCGGCTCGCCGGACAGCGGTGCGGGTTTAACTCAGGCAGGTAAAGCGCTAATCCGCGCCTGCAATCGGCGCCGTATCATGGTCGACGTTTCGCACATGAACGAAAAAGCATTTTGGGACACGGCAGCGCTCAGCAACCGCCCTCTGGTCGCCACTCACTCAAATGCCCATGCATTGTGCCCGCAACCGCGCAATCTGACCGATGCACAACTAGAAACTATCGCGCAAAGCAATGGTTTCGTTGGAGTTAATTTTGGCACTGCGTTTCTTCGCGCTGACGGAAAACGTGACAGTGCAACGACACCTTTGACAGAAATTGTTAAACACATTGAGTTTTTGATCGCTAAACTTGGAGAAGACCGCGTTGGATTCGGTTCTGACTTCGATGGGGTGAACATTCCGCAACGGCTTGGTGACGTGAGCGGTTTACCGCACCTGATGCAGGCATTGTCGCAGGCTGGTTTTGATGACCGGTTATTGGAAAAATTGGCCTGGCGTAATTGGCTCAGCACCTTGAGCGCTTCGTGGGGCGAATAA
- a CDS encoding LysR family transcriptional regulator gives MTEPDLNLLIALDVLLAEGSVAGAARRLGLSASAMSRTLSRLRTATGDPLLVRAGRNMVLTPYAEEIRERTQNTVFEARAVLRPSSAELDPATLERTFILRTNDGFVEAFGPALIAAAATAAPLVRLRFAPKPEKTSKPLREGLVDLEIGVLGDMGPEIRLQALFRDRFVGVARKGHPLALQPDVTLEHYVACGHVVASRSGRIIGPVDQALAELGLERNIAAVVPSFPAALAVAQASDLLALVPASFLVNQPAVNGNGVGAALFAFELPVKTQGITVSQMWHPRSEVEPAHRWLRQLVLSVCRRQAPE, from the coding sequence GTGACGGAACCCGATCTCAACCTACTCATTGCCCTCGACGTGTTACTGGCCGAAGGCAGCGTGGCCGGTGCAGCGCGCCGTCTTGGCTTAAGCGCCTCGGCCATGAGCCGCACGCTCAGCCGCTTGCGCACGGCAACCGGCGATCCATTGCTGGTACGCGCCGGGCGCAACATGGTGCTGACACCTTATGCCGAAGAGATACGCGAGCGTACGCAAAATACCGTTTTCGAGGCACGCGCCGTGCTCCGGCCTTCTTCAGCGGAGCTGGATCCTGCCACGCTGGAACGCACCTTTATCCTGCGCACCAACGACGGCTTTGTAGAGGCTTTCGGCCCTGCGCTTATCGCGGCGGCGGCAACGGCAGCCCCCCTGGTGCGCCTGCGCTTTGCGCCAAAACCCGAGAAAACCTCAAAGCCGTTGCGAGAAGGCTTGGTTGATCTCGAGATCGGCGTGTTGGGTGACATGGGGCCGGAAATACGCCTGCAGGCACTATTCAGGGACAGGTTCGTGGGGGTGGCAAGAAAGGGTCATCCGCTGGCGCTGCAGCCTGACGTTACCCTGGAGCACTATGTTGCCTGCGGGCATGTTGTCGCCTCGCGCAGCGGGCGGATAATCGGGCCGGTGGATCAGGCGCTGGCGGAGCTGGGGCTGGAGCGGAACATCGCCGCCGTAGTGCCGAGCTTTCCCGCCGCGCTGGCGGTGGCGCAGGCGTCAGACCTGCTGGCGCTGGTGCCCGCCTCTTTTCTTGTCAATCAACCCGCCGTTAATGGGAACGGGGTTGGCGCCGCACTTTTCGCTTTTGAACTGCCGGTAAAAACCCAGGGTATTACCGTCTCGCAAATGTGGCATCCGCGTTCCGAAGTAGAGCCGGCCCATCGTTGGCTGCGGCAATTGGTGTTGAGCGTTTGCCGCCGGCAGGCGCCGGAGTAA
- a CDS encoding pyridoxal phosphate-dependent decarboxylase family protein, translating to MSKLNPILAASAQSTEAYQQAIAQSSQAVVQWLQQPEMYQGKTVAELRERITLDFNPQGLGNQAAIERAIEYFLKDSLSVHHPQCVAHLHCPSLVVSQAAEVLINATNQSMDSWDQSPSATIIEMKLIEWLRTQVGYQPGDAGVFTSGGTQSNLMGLMLARDAFFARQGHSIQQDGLVGNLKKIKVLCSENAHFSVQKNMALLGLGYQSVTLVKTDRFARMDLNDLAEKVAQAEANGEQILAIVATAGTTDAGAIDPLRAIAQLAAKHQIWVHVDAAWGGALLLSEKYRDYLDGIELVDSITLDFHKQFFQTISCGAFLLKESRHYELMRYQAAYLNSEFDEAQGVPNLVSKSLQTTRRFDALKLWMGLEALGQKQYAEIIDHGVTLAQQVAHYIGDQPSLELVMQPQLASVLFRYLPPQLAASGDAAIALLNQRIGDALLESGRANVGVTEFDGVTCLKMTLLNPTVSLEDIKTLLALVETTAQQLPTA from the coding sequence ATGTCCAAGTTAAACCCGATTCTGGCGGCCTCGGCGCAAAGCACCGAGGCATACCAGCAAGCGATTGCACAAAGTAGCCAGGCCGTTGTGCAGTGGCTGCAACAACCTGAGATGTATCAGGGGAAAACCGTTGCCGAACTGCGTGAACGCATTACGCTCGATTTCAATCCACAGGGCCTGGGCAACCAGGCCGCGATTGAACGCGCGATTGAGTACTTTTTAAAAGACAGCCTGTCGGTTCACCACCCGCAGTGCGTGGCGCACTTGCATTGCCCAAGCCTGGTGGTCAGCCAGGCCGCCGAGGTCTTGATTAACGCCACCAACCAAAGCATGGACTCCTGGGATCAAAGCCCGTCAGCCACCATCATCGAGATGAAGTTGATCGAATGGTTGCGCACCCAGGTGGGTTATCAGCCGGGCGATGCCGGGGTGTTCACCAGCGGCGGTACCCAGAGCAACCTGATGGGCCTGATGTTGGCGCGCGACGCCTTCTTTGCGCGCCAGGGGCACTCTATCCAGCAGGATGGACTGGTCGGCAACCTGAAAAAAATCAAAGTCTTATGTTCTGAAAACGCCCACTTCTCGGTGCAAAAGAACATGGCGTTGCTGGGTCTGGGTTACCAATCCGTCACGCTGGTGAAAACCGATCGGTTCGCGCGTATGGACCTGAACGATTTAGCCGAAAAAGTGGCGCAGGCCGAAGCCAATGGCGAGCAGATCCTGGCGATTGTCGCGACCGCAGGCACCACGGATGCCGGCGCTATTGATCCCCTGCGCGCTATCGCGCAGTTGGCGGCGAAACACCAGATCTGGGTGCATGTCGATGCGGCCTGGGGCGGTGCGTTGTTGCTGTCGGAGAAATACCGCGATTATCTGGACGGCATTGAATTGGTGGATTCCATTACGTTGGACTTCCATAAGCAATTCTTCCAGACCATCAGCTGCGGCGCCTTCTTGTTGAAAGAATCCCGTCACTATGAGCTGATGCGCTATCAGGCGGCCTACCTGAACTCCGAGTTCGACGAAGCGCAAGGCGTGCCGAATCTGGTGTCCAAATCGCTGCAAACCACCCGCCGTTTCGATGCGTTGAAACTGTGGATGGGTCTGGAAGCGCTGGGGCAAAAACAGTACGCGGAGATCATCGATCACGGCGTTACGCTGGCGCAGCAGGTTGCGCACTACATCGGCGATCAACCGTCGCTGGAACTGGTGATGCAGCCGCAGTTGGCCAGCGTCCTGTTCCGTTACCTCCCGCCGCAGCTGGCGGCGAGTGGCGATGCGGCGATCGCCTTGCTCAACCAACGGATTGGCGATGCCCTGCTGGAATCCGGCCGTGCCAACGTGGGCGTTACCGAGTTTGATGGCGTCACCTGCCTGAAAATGACGTTATTGAACCCGACCGTCAGCCTGGAAGACATTAAAACGTTGCTGGCGCTGGTGGAAACCACCGCACAGCAGTTGCCGACCGCTTAA
- a CDS encoding diaminobutyrate--2-oxoglutarate transaminase: protein MTDKVRIDTLVANSLNGNNETYLARQAEFESNVRSYPRKLPLAIAKAEGVWITDVENNQYLDCLAGAGTLALGHNHPDMLKSIQDVITSGLPLHTLDLTTPLKDRFSEYLLSLLPGQGKEYCLQFTGPSGADAVEAALKLAKKHTGRSGVISFSGGYHGMTHGALAVTGNLSPKEAINGMMPEVQFMPYPHLYRCPLGIGGEAGVKALTYYFENLINDVESGVRKPAAVILEAVQGEGGVNPAPAEWLQRIRKVTQEHGILLIIDEVQAGFARTGKFFAFEHAGIEPDIIVMSKAVGGGLPLAVLAIKKQFDAWEPGHHTGTFRGNQLAMATGLTTLKHLKDNQIAEKVAAQGEWLKAKLAELQKRYPVIGHVRGLGLMIGIEIVKPGEAQDHMGCYPADGQLSALLQKKCFEAGLILERGGRNGCVLRLLPSLLITNDELGIFLDKFEQALLAAGVKPV, encoded by the coding sequence ATGACGGATAAAGTCCGTATTGACACTTTAGTTGCGAATTCATTAAATGGAAACAATGAAACCTATTTGGCGAGACAGGCCGAATTTGAATCGAATGTCAGAAGTTATCCACGCAAATTGCCACTGGCCATCGCCAAAGCAGAAGGTGTGTGGATCACAGACGTTGAGAATAATCAGTATCTTGACTGCCTGGCCGGTGCCGGAACCCTGGCGCTTGGGCATAACCACCCTGACATGCTGAAAAGCATCCAAGATGTCATTACCAGCGGCTTGCCGTTACATACCCTCGATCTGACAACGCCGTTGAAAGATCGTTTCTCCGAATACCTGCTCTCCTTGTTGCCCGGCCAGGGCAAAGAGTATTGCCTGCAGTTTACCGGCCCATCCGGCGCAGACGCCGTTGAAGCCGCACTTAAGCTGGCCAAGAAACACACCGGTCGCTCCGGCGTGATCAGCTTCTCCGGCGGCTATCATGGCATGACCCATGGCGCGCTGGCGGTAACGGGTAACCTGTCGCCGAAAGAAGCCATCAACGGCATGATGCCGGAAGTCCAGTTCATGCCCTACCCGCACCTGTACCGCTGCCCGCTGGGCATTGGCGGCGAGGCCGGCGTCAAGGCATTGACCTACTATTTCGAAAACCTGATCAATGACGTCGAAAGCGGCGTACGCAAACCTGCGGCCGTCATTCTGGAAGCCGTTCAGGGTGAAGGCGGCGTTAACCCGGCCCCGGCCGAGTGGTTGCAGCGCATTCGCAAGGTCACTCAGGAACACGGCATTTTGCTGATCATCGATGAAGTTCAGGCCGGCTTTGCGCGTACCGGCAAATTCTTCGCCTTCGAGCACGCGGGCATTGAGCCGGACATCATCGTGATGTCCAAAGCCGTCGGCGGCGGTTTGCCATTGGCCGTATTGGCCATCAAGAAGCAGTTTGACGCCTGGGAACCTGGCCACCATACCGGTACTTTCCGTGGCAACCAATTGGCGATGGCGACCGGCCTGACCACGCTTAAGCACCTTAAAGACAATCAGATTGCCGAAAAAGTGGCCGCCCAGGGCGAATGGCTGAAAGCCAAACTGGCCGAGCTGCAAAAACGTTACCCGGTGATTGGTCACGTGCGTGGTCTGGGCTTGATGATTGGCATTGAGATCGTCAAACCTGGCGAAGCTCAAGACCATATGGGTTGCTACCCTGCCGATGGCCAATTATCCGCACTGCTGCAGAAAAAATGCTTTGAAGCCGGGCTGATTCTGGAGCGCGGTGGCCGCAATGGTTGCGTGCTGCGCTTACTGCCTTCCCTGCTGATCACCAACGATGAGTTGGGTATTTTCCTGGATAAATTTGAACAAGCCCTGTTAGCGGCCGGCGTCAAACCCGTCTGA
- a CDS encoding fucose-binding lectin II translates to MAIGPVNGNGIAINIPSGKIVFWSALVQSSANQFIQLQDSHSNVVFTTQGASSSGGTPTQIGEGFFQAADASGNYTIWIGTNGGQRYSQVIWSQDVITSGATVYFGKYIFASEDYTDNDYNDSLLQLQWFQFVG, encoded by the coding sequence ATGGCAATTGGACCCGTAAATGGCAATGGCATTGCCATCAATATTCCCTCAGGGAAAATAGTTTTTTGGTCTGCTTTGGTTCAAAGCTCGGCCAACCAATTTATTCAGCTGCAAGACAGCCATTCAAACGTGGTCTTCACCACGCAGGGGGCCAGTTCCAGCGGCGGTACGCCCACGCAGATCGGCGAGGGGTTCTTCCAGGCGGCCGACGCCTCCGGGAATTACACCATCTGGATCGGAACCAATGGCGGACAACGTTATTCCCAGGTGATCTGGTCGCAGGATGTGATTACCAGCGGCGCAACGGTCTATTTTGGCAAATACATTTTTGCCAGCGAAGACTACACCGACAATGATTACAACGATTCATTGTTACAGCTGCAATGGTTCCAGTTCGTGGGTTAA